In Mycolicibacterium nivoides, the DNA window ATCGAGATTCACGCGAACCGGTGCTCATCACCGAACAGCAGGTGCTGTTCAGTACCGCGGCGGCAGCGGGTTCCCGAGGGGACCACAACGTCATGGCGATGGTGTCGCATGCGATGTCATCGGTGGCAGCACGCTGGCATGCGAGTACTGAGCGTCGGCATGCCCGCTACTACCCGTCGCGGTGCAGCTACCTGGAAAACAGCCTGATGGCTCGGGAGATGGACCGGCTCTGATCACCCCGCCCGGGTCAGCTCGCCAACGCGGCAGGCGTGACCACCTCGGAGTATCGCGATGCGTCGCCGGCGATCGACCTGCTGCGCCGTCCGTGGACGTCGACCGGGATATCGCCGGCCAGCGTGATCCGGCTGAGCCGGCGGAACTGGTCGTCGTAGTCGGCCACCGCGTAGTGCTGGGTGGCCCGGTTGTCCCAGATCGCCAGGTCGCCGGGTTCCCAGCTCCATCGAATGGTGTTCTCCAGCTTGATGACCCGGTTCTGGAGCAGCTGGAACAGCGTGGCCGATTCGGCGGCGCCGAGGCCGACGAACTGCTTGATGAAGTGGCCCAGCAGCAATACCCGCTTACCGGTCTCGGGATGGACGCGCACCACCGGATGCTCGGTCTCGTAGTACACGGACTCGAACTCTTCGCGGTACTGACGGTGGCCGTCGGCGAGTTCCTCGTGACGCCCGTCGTAATCGGCCGCATAGTCGTACTGGTTGGTGTGCACCGCCCACAGGTTCTCGACCAGCGCCCGCAGCGGCTCGGGCAGCAGGTCGTACGCCGCCTCGGTCGAGGCCCACGTCGTGGTGCCGCCGTAGTCCGGCAGTGTGATCGCCCGCAGCAACGAGGCCTTCGGGATGCGGTCGACGAACGTCACATCGGTGTGCCAGCTGTTGGCCTTGTCATACCGCGAGTCGATCGGCAGGATCCGGTCCCCCCGCGAGGTGACGGTCGGATGCGCTCCCGTCGGCGTGCCGAGCAACCGGGCGAAGGCCAGCTGCCCGTCGTCGTCGAGGTGGTTTTGGCCGCGGAAGAAGATGACCTTGTGCTCAAGGAGGGCATCGTTGATCGCGGACACCGTGGCCGCGTCGAGGTTGCCGTTGACGTCGATTCCGTCGACGCGGGCCCCGATGTGGGCACCGAGCTTCACTACACGCAGAGAGGACACCCCGTCACCATCGGCGACGGGGTGTGGCAGCACCACGGTTGCGCTCACTACGAGCGCAAAGACCTTCGAAGGTCAGTCGATACGGATGACGTAGGTGCCGTCGTCGTCACGCTCGATCTGACCGTCGAGGGCGTTGATCCACACCGGGGTGTCGCGTCGGGAACCGAGGAACGCACTCTGCACGGAACCCCCGGGCTGCAGGTCGACATTCCACTCGTCGTCCTGGGCGACGATGGTGAGGAGCTCCTCGCCATTGGCGCGTCGGATCGAGATCACCTGGCCGTTGGCGTCCAGGTCCTCCAGATCCGCGTCGTCGTCATCGAGGTACTCATCGAGCTCGGCGTCATCGAAGATCTCGGCGTCCGAACCTCTGACATCGTCATGCACGCCGACGACTGTACTCAGCATCACGTCCACCGATGCAGACCCCGGCGGATTGAACCGCTAACGTGCATCCGACGTTTACAGGCTGTTCGTCCGGGGAACAAGAAGTCCCGCTGTGGCGTTGGCGAGAAACATTGGTCTTGAACTTAGGAGGATCATTCATGGCTACCGATTACGACGCCCCTCGCGTCAAGGAGACCGACGAGCCCGCTGAGGAGTCGCTGGAACAGCTGGCCACGCGGCGCACCGCAGCCGACACGGC includes these proteins:
- a CDS encoding TauD/TfdA dioxygenase family protein — protein: MSSLRVVKLGAHIGARVDGIDVNGNLDAATVSAINDALLEHKVIFFRGQNHLDDDGQLAFARLLGTPTGAHPTVTSRGDRILPIDSRYDKANSWHTDVTFVDRIPKASLLRAITLPDYGGTTTWASTEAAYDLLPEPLRALVENLWAVHTNQYDYAADYDGRHEELADGHRQYREEFESVYYETEHPVVRVHPETGKRVLLLGHFIKQFVGLGAAESATLFQLLQNRVIKLENTIRWSWEPGDLAIWDNRATQHYAVADYDDQFRRLSRITLAGDIPVDVHGRRSRSIAGDASRYSEVVTPAALAS